The following are encoded in a window of Mycobacterium decipiens genomic DNA:
- a CDS encoding DUF3556 domain-containing protein: MGFMSPELPDVDHDTWPGLPRATRLQVVTRHWVEHGFGTPYAVYLLYLFKIAVYVAAPAVIISLTPGLGGLGRIADWWTQPIVYQKVIVFTLLFEVLGLGCGSGPLTGRFWPPIGGFLYWLRPNTIRLPAWPDKVPFTRGDTRSVVDVALYAVALIGGVWALLSPGHGGSVTAGDVGLINPMLVVPTIVALGLLGLRDKTVFLAARGEHYWLKLFVFFFPFVDQIAAFKIIMLALWWGAATSKLNHHFPYVVSVMTSNNALLRSRLFNPIKHLLYLDPVNDLRPSWLPKLMAHVGGTTAEFLVPTILVFVAGDQPWRWFLIGFMVIFHLNILSNLPMGVPLEWNVFFIFSLFYLFGHYGAIQVTDLRSPLLLAIVLVAVAVAIAGNLVPEKISFLPAMRYYAGNWATSVWCFGTGAEEKLEANVVKSSALVVNQLAKLYDAPTAEIMADKTAAFRAMHTHGRALNGLLPRALDDEANYRVREGEIVAGPLIGWNFGEGHLHNEQLVAAVQRRCNFEEGEVRVIILEGQPIQVQKQWYRIVDAKSGLIEAGYVTVEDMLSRQPWPEPGDEFPVHVTTQRSTR, from the coding sequence TCCCGGACGTAGATCACGACACTTGGCCCGGCTTGCCCCGGGCGACGCGACTGCAGGTTGTGACCCGGCACTGGGTGGAACACGGCTTCGGAACACCGTATGCGGTGTATCTGCTTTACCTGTTCAAGATCGCGGTATACGTCGCCGCCCCCGCCGTGATCATCTCGCTGACCCCCGGGCTGGGCGGGCTGGGTCGCATCGCCGACTGGTGGACGCAGCCGATCGTGTACCAGAAGGTCATCGTCTTCACGCTGTTGTTCGAGGTGCTGGGCCTTGGTTGCGGATCCGGCCCGCTCACCGGACGGTTCTGGCCACCCATCGGTGGGTTCCTTTATTGGTTGCGCCCCAACACGATTCGTCTGCCTGCCTGGCCGGACAAGGTTCCGTTCACCCGCGGCGACACCCGCAGCGTTGTCGACGTCGCTCTCTACGCTGTCGCGCTAATCGGTGGGGTGTGGGCGCTGTTGTCACCGGGCCATGGCGGGTCGGTGACCGCCGGTGATGTCGGTCTGATCAACCCGATGCTAGTAGTGCCGACGATCGTCGCGCTGGGGTTGTTGGGGCTGCGCGACAAAACCGTCTTCCTGGCCGCCCGCGGCGAACACTATTGGCTGAAACTGTTCGTGTTCTTCTTCCCCTTCGTCGATCAGATCGCGGCCTTCAAGATCATCATGCTCGCCTTGTGGTGGGGGGCGGCGACCTCCAAGCTGAACCATCATTTCCCGTACGTCGTGTCGGTGATGACCAGCAACAACGCGCTGCTGCGCAGCAGGCTGTTCAACCCGATCAAGCACCTGCTCTACCTGGACCCGGTGAACGACCTGCGGCCCTCCTGGTTACCCAAGCTCATGGCGCATGTCGGCGGCACCACGGCGGAGTTCCTGGTCCCGACGATCCTGGTGTTCGTCGCCGGCGACCAACCCTGGCGATGGTTCCTCATCGGGTTCATGGTGATCTTCCACCTCAACATCCTGTCCAACCTTCCGATGGGCGTCCCGTTGGAATGGAACGTGTTCTTCATCTTTTCGCTGTTCTACCTATTCGGTCACTACGGCGCGATCCAGGTCACCGACCTTCGGTCACCGCTGCTGTTGGCCATCGTGCTTGTCGCGGTTGCCGTTGCGATCGCGGGAAACCTTGTGCCCGAAAAGATTTCGTTCCTGCCGGCCATGCGCTACTACGCCGGCAATTGGGCCACCAGCGTGTGGTGTTTCGGTACGGGCGCCGAGGAGAAACTGGAAGCCAACGTCGTCAAAAGCTCTGCGCTGGTGGTCAATCAGCTGGCCAAGCTCTACGACGCGCCGACTGCCGAAATCATGGCCGACAAGACCGCCGCGTTCCGGGCGATGCACACCCACGGCAGGGCGCTCAATGGGTTGCTGCCCCGCGCGCTCGACGACGAGGCCAACTACCGGGTTCGTGAGGGCGAGATCGTTGCCGGGCCCCTGATCGGGTGGAACTTCGGCGAAGGCCACCTGCATAACGAACAGCTGGTGGCGGCGGTGCAGCGGCGCTGCAATTTCGAAGAAGGCGAGGTCCGCGTCATCATCCTGGAAGGTCAGCCGATCCAGGTTCAAAAGCAGTGGTACCGCATCGTCGACGCCAAGTCCGGATTGATCGAGGCGGGTTACGTCACCGTCGAGGACATGCTGAGCCGCCAGCCGTGGCCCGAGCCCGGCGATGAGTTCCCGGTCCATGTCACGACGCAACGCTCCACACGATGA